One genomic segment of Clostridia bacterium includes these proteins:
- a CDS encoding DUF4277 domain-containing protein, whose product MSPRAFSAGAGAMIGQVIRELEIVETIDNLVKWDPKQCKHSPGAHVLAMLINILMGRTALYRVDEFYDLQDVPILFEASSPEGEALYVTYGYSRNHRPDLKQFNYGLVVNGEGIPLMGEAMDGNESDKVWNGRVIEDLVGQFTDNLTELVYVADSAVVTKANLDVIADKGIRFISRLPATFRQEQEVKDKALSEGDWVDAGILTQNPKRNSAFYKCKEYVMEITTKTAARPYRCRAASCCIQKSANIVRLHDSSPYVQGRIASGLIFTIVWSRRSAQKEKTRVTRFTPPRLSYPDGHPV is encoded by the coding sequence ATGTCACCAAGGGCTTTCTCGGCGGGAGCAGGCGCCATGATCGGTCAGGTCATCAGGGAGCTTGAGATAGTTGAAACCATCGATAACCTGGTGAAATGGGATCCGAAACAATGCAAGCATTCGCCCGGCGCGCATGTTCTTGCTATGCTCATCAACATCTTAATGGGGCGCACCGCGCTTTACCGGGTGGATGAGTTCTACGATCTGCAAGACGTTCCCATTCTGTTTGAAGCCAGCTCTCCTGAGGGCGAAGCACTGTACGTTACGTATGGATACAGCCGAAACCACAGGCCTGACCTTAAGCAGTTCAACTACGGCCTGGTGGTTAACGGCGAAGGCATACCACTGATGGGCGAAGCCATGGACGGCAATGAGTCGGATAAGGTCTGGAACGGGCGAGTGATCGAGGACCTGGTAGGTCAATTCACCGACAATCTGACCGAACTGGTGTATGTAGCCGATTCGGCTGTAGTGACGAAGGCTAACCTCGATGTCATTGCCGACAAGGGCATCAGGTTCATCTCAAGATTGCCCGCAACATTCAGACAGGAGCAGGAGGTCAAAGATAAGGCCTTGTCAGAGGGAGATTGGGTCGACGCCGGGATCTTGACCCAGAACCCTAAGCGCAATTCGGCGTTCTACAAGTGCAAAGAGTACGTCATGGAGATCACTACTAAGACCGCTGCCCGGCCATACAGGTGTAGAGCAGCGAGTTGCTGCATCCAGAAATCAGCGAATATCGTCAGATTGCACGATTCTTCCCCGTATGTGCAGGGCAGAATAGCGAGCGGACTGATCTTCACGATAGTCTGGTCCAGAAGGAGCGCGCAAAAGGAAAAGACGCGAGTTACGCGCTTCACGCCCCCGCGCCTCTCCTACCCAGATGGTCATCCTGTTTGA